In the genome of Streptomyces pactum, one region contains:
- a CDS encoding isoprenyl transferase yields the protein MKLRDLVYGLYARRVEGRLDHAQVPKHIGVILDGNRRWARADGLTYEQGHRAGANKIHDLLGWCAETDVEVVTLWLLSTDNLSRPEEQLTPLLGIIEDTVRNLAADGRWRVHHVGTMDLLPARTQTVLKEAEQATDHIRGILVNVAVGYGGRQEIADAVRSLLLDHADRGTSMEELAETVDIDMISEHLYTRGQPDPDLVIRTSGEQRLSGFMLWQSAHSEYYFCEVFWPAFRKVDFLRALRDYAARHRRYGS from the coding sequence GTGAAGCTGCGCGACCTGGTGTACGGGCTCTACGCACGCCGGGTGGAAGGCCGCCTCGACCACGCCCAGGTGCCCAAGCACATCGGTGTCATCCTCGACGGCAACCGCCGCTGGGCCAGGGCCGACGGCCTCACCTACGAGCAGGGCCACCGGGCCGGCGCCAACAAGATCCACGACCTGCTGGGCTGGTGCGCCGAGACCGACGTCGAGGTGGTCACCCTCTGGCTGCTCTCCACGGACAACCTCAGCCGTCCGGAGGAACAGCTCACCCCGCTGCTCGGCATCATCGAGGACACGGTGCGCAACCTGGCCGCCGACGGCCGCTGGCGGGTCCACCACGTCGGCACCATGGACCTGCTCCCGGCCCGCACCCAGACGGTGCTCAAGGAAGCCGAGCAGGCCACCGACCACATCAGGGGGATACTCGTCAACGTCGCCGTCGGGTACGGCGGCCGGCAGGAGATCGCGGACGCGGTCCGCTCGCTGCTGCTGGACCACGCGGACCGGGGCACCTCGATGGAGGAGCTGGCCGAGACGGTGGACATCGACATGATCTCCGAGCACCTCTACACCCGGGGCCAGCCCGACCCCGACCTGGTGATCCGCACCAGCGGTGAGCAGCGGCTGTCCGGTTTCATGCTCTGGCAGAGCGCGCACTCGGAGTACTACTTCTGCGAGGTCTTCTGGCCCGCCTTCCGCAAGGTGGACTTCCTGCGGGCGCTGCGGGACTACGCGGCGCGCCACCGCCGGTACGGCAGCTGA
- the mgrA gene encoding L-glyceraldehyde 3-phosphate reductase, with amino-acid sequence MNDTTSPYRAAATRYDSMEYRRSGRSGLKLPAVSLGLWHNFGDDRTLDSQRAILRRAFDLGVTHFDLANNYGPPPGSAELNFGKIFAQDFRPYRDELVLSTKAGYWMHPGPYGEWGSRKYLLSSLDASLRRMGVEYVDIFYSHRFDPATPLEETMGALASAVQQGKALYAGVSSYTASQTREAARLLREMGVPALIHQPSYSMINRWIEDDGLLDTLQAQGMGCIAFAPLAQGLLTDRYLDGIPAGSRASQGKSLDPGLLTEENVRRLRGLNEIARRRGQSLAQLALGWVLRDERMTSALIGASGVAQLEANVAALGAAPLTDEELAEIDSFAVTTEGVNIWASRG; translated from the coding sequence GTGAACGACACCACGTCCCCCTACCGGGCCGCCGCCACCCGCTACGACTCCATGGAGTACCGCCGCAGTGGTCGCAGCGGTCTCAAGCTGCCCGCCGTCTCCCTCGGCCTGTGGCACAACTTCGGCGACGACCGCACCCTCGACTCCCAGCGCGCCATTCTGCGCCGCGCGTTCGACCTGGGGGTCACCCACTTCGACCTGGCGAACAACTACGGTCCGCCGCCCGGCTCCGCGGAGTTGAACTTCGGGAAGATCTTCGCGCAGGACTTCCGTCCGTACCGGGACGAACTGGTCCTGTCCACCAAGGCCGGGTACTGGATGCACCCCGGCCCGTACGGCGAGTGGGGCTCGCGGAAGTACCTGCTGTCGTCCCTGGACGCCTCGTTGCGCCGGATGGGGGTGGAGTACGTGGACATCTTCTACTCGCACCGCTTCGACCCCGCCACCCCGCTGGAGGAGACCATGGGCGCGCTGGCGTCCGCGGTGCAGCAGGGCAAGGCGCTGTACGCGGGCGTCTCCTCCTACACGGCGAGCCAGACCCGGGAGGCGGCCCGGCTGCTGCGGGAGATGGGCGTGCCGGCGCTGATCCACCAGCCCTCGTACTCCATGATCAACCGCTGGATCGAGGACGACGGGCTGCTGGACACCCTCCAGGCCCAGGGCATGGGGTGCATCGCCTTCGCGCCGCTGGCGCAGGGGCTGCTGACCGACCGGTACCTGGACGGCATCCCGGCCGGTTCTCGGGCCTCCCAGGGCAAGTCGCTGGACCCGGGGCTGCTCACCGAGGAGAACGTACGGCGGCTGCGCGGCCTGAACGAGATCGCGCGGCGGCGCGGCCAGTCCCTCGCCCAGCTCGCCCTGGGCTGGGTGCTGCGCGACGAGCGGATGACCTCGGCGCTGATCGGGGCCTCCGGCGTGGCCCAGCTGGAGGCGAACGTGGCGGCACTGGGGGCCGCTCCGCTCACCGACGAGGAACTGGCCGAGATCGACTCGTTCGCCGTGACGACCGAGGGCGTGAACATCTGGGCCTCCCGCGGCTGA
- a CDS encoding AI-2E family transporter, translated as MSRLPRLVGRLGAGLTRLSVRLDAKREAPEPADEAGVRPAGGDGEPGADPRTAPAATAKAAAAPGTGAVETAPDRPAPASTEVPVPVAPGDGTGGPAPAATPVAVPPPAAVAVADPVAAVPYGVRVAAEVGWRLLVLAGTVWVLMRVISSVQLVVLSFTVSLLITALLEPTVARLRRRGVPRGLATALVFISGFVVMGLVCWFVVWQVMENVDDVSKEVQRAIDDFRDWLTKGPFHVTEDQINDIAKNLREAVGNNTEEITTAGLEGVTVIVEVMTGILLAMFSTLFLLYDGPKIWNWALKMVPAPARAGVAGAGPRAWQTLTAYVRGTVIVALIDAIFIGVGIYFLDVPMAVPLAVFIFLFAFIPLVGAVVSGALAVVVALVTVDAFTAAMVLIVVLAVQQIEGHILQPFILGRAVQVHPLAVVLSVAAGSLIGGIGGAVVAVPLVAVANTVVGYLRAYSSEAAVRAAAAGRPPGGGTVPVEHRHGATAIEVAPVPAPGTVAASSAGDDRTPPPDRA; from the coding sequence ATGTCCAGATTGCCACGACTGGTCGGCAGGTTGGGGGCCGGGCTGACCCGGCTGTCCGTACGGCTCGACGCCAAGCGGGAGGCGCCGGAGCCCGCGGACGAGGCCGGCGTACGGCCGGCCGGCGGGGACGGGGAGCCCGGGGCGGACCCGCGGACCGCTCCCGCCGCCACGGCGAAGGCCGCCGCGGCCCCCGGCACCGGCGCCGTGGAAACGGCCCCGGACCGCCCGGCCCCGGCCTCCACGGAGGTTCCGGTTCCGGTCGCGCCGGGTGACGGGACCGGCGGGCCGGCGCCCGCCGCGACCCCGGTGGCGGTCCCGCCCCCGGCGGCCGTTGCCGTCGCCGACCCGGTCGCCGCGGTGCCCTACGGGGTCCGGGTCGCCGCCGAGGTGGGCTGGCGGCTGCTGGTGCTGGCCGGCACGGTCTGGGTGCTCATGCGCGTCATCAGCTCGGTGCAGCTGGTGGTCCTCTCCTTCACGGTGTCGCTGCTCATCACCGCCCTGCTGGAACCCACCGTCGCCCGGCTCCGCCGCCGCGGTGTGCCCCGCGGACTGGCCACCGCGCTGGTCTTCATCTCGGGCTTCGTGGTGATGGGACTGGTCTGCTGGTTCGTGGTCTGGCAGGTCATGGAGAACGTGGACGACGTCTCCAAGGAGGTCCAGCGGGCCATCGACGACTTCCGGGACTGGCTGACCAAGGGCCCGTTCCACGTCACCGAGGACCAGATCAACGACATCGCCAAGAACCTGCGCGAGGCGGTCGGGAACAACACCGAGGAGATCACCACCGCGGGCCTGGAGGGCGTCACCGTCATCGTCGAGGTGATGACGGGCATTCTGCTGGCGATGTTCAGCACCCTGTTCCTGCTCTACGACGGCCCGAAGATCTGGAACTGGGCACTGAAGATGGTGCCGGCCCCTGCCCGGGCGGGCGTCGCGGGCGCCGGCCCGCGCGCCTGGCAGACCCTCACCGCCTATGTGCGGGGCACGGTGATAGTGGCCCTGATCGACGCGATCTTCATCGGCGTCGGGATCTACTTCCTCGATGTGCCGATGGCCGTGCCGCTCGCCGTCTTCATCTTCCTCTTCGCCTTCATCCCGCTGGTCGGCGCGGTGGTCTCCGGGGCGTTGGCGGTGGTGGTGGCGCTGGTGACGGTGGACGCCTTCACCGCGGCCATGGTGCTGATCGTGGTGCTCGCGGTGCAGCAGATCGAGGGGCACATCCTGCAGCCGTTCATCCTGGGCCGCGCGGTCCAGGTGCACCCGCTGGCGGTGGTCCTGTCGGTCGCGGCCGGCTCGCTGATCGGCGGCATCGGCGGCGCGGTGGTCGCGGTTCCGCTGGTCGCGGTCGCCAACACCGTGGTCGGCTATCTGCGGGCGTACAGCAGCGAGGCCGCGGTCCGTGCCGCGGCGGCCGGCCGCCCGCCGGGCGGTGGGACGGTCCCGGTGGAGCACCGGCACGGCGCGACGGCGATCGAGGTGGCCCCGGTCCCGGCACCGGGGACGGTGGCCGCCTCCTCCGCCGGGGACGACCGCACCCCGCCGCCGGACCGCGCCTGA
- a CDS encoding alkyl hydroperoxide reductase — protein MALDELKSALPDYAKDLKLNLGSVIGNSELPKQQLWGTVLACAIASRSARVLRELEPEAKANLSAEAYTAAKSAAAIMAMNNVYYRTRHLLSDPEYGNLRAGLRMNVIGNPGVEKVDFELWSLAVSAINGCGMCLDSHEQVLRKAGVERETIQEAFKIAAVLQAVGATLDAEAVLAE, from the coding sequence ATGGCCCTCGATGAGCTGAAGTCCGCTCTGCCGGACTACGCCAAGGACCTGAAGCTGAACCTCGGTTCGGTGATAGGCAACTCGGAGCTGCCCAAGCAGCAGCTCTGGGGCACGGTCCTGGCCTGCGCGATCGCCTCCCGGTCCGCCCGGGTGCTGCGCGAGCTGGAGCCGGAGGCCAAGGCCAACCTGAGCGCGGAGGCGTACACGGCGGCCAAGTCCGCCGCCGCCATCATGGCGATGAACAACGTCTACTACCGGACCCGGCACCTGCTGTCGGACCCGGAGTACGGCAACCTCCGGGCCGGGCTGCGGATGAACGTCATCGGCAACCCGGGTGTGGAGAAGGTCGACTTCGAGCTGTGGTCGCTCGCGGTCTCCGCGATCAACGGCTGTGGCATGTGCCTGGACTCGCACGAGCAGGTGCTGCGCAAGGCCGGCGTGGAGCGCGAGACGATCCAGGAGGCGTTCAAGATCGCCGCGGTGCTGCAGGCGGTCGGCGCCACCCTGGACGCCGAGGCCGTCCTGGCCGAGTAG
- a CDS encoding transglycosylase SLT domain-containing protein, with the protein MRATLEGNRVSRISVRGFAVASATAVTTVGAVVGVAAGDDKKSPEPVETTAAAADATLLAEIPAGQQAQAQTVSLSQQAEIQSTAADAEAKKAVEEAARKQAAEDARAKKEAAEEAERKAKAEAARKAKEREEQKLAASRSATRDASSFPQQSSYTVAEVQAIARQLVPADQFQCFSNIVNHESTWNYRAVNPSSGAYGLVQALPGTKMASAGADWRTNPATQIKWGLSYMNERYGSPCGAWSFWQANTWY; encoded by the coding sequence ATGCGGGCGACGCTGGAAGGAAACCGTGTGAGCCGGATTTCGGTCCGGGGATTCGCGGTGGCATCGGCCACTGCGGTCACCACTGTCGGCGCCGTCGTGGGTGTCGCCGCGGGCGATGACAAGAAGTCGCCCGAGCCGGTCGAGACCACCGCCGCTGCCGCCGACGCGACACTCCTCGCAGAGATCCCGGCCGGGCAGCAGGCCCAGGCGCAGACCGTCTCCCTGTCGCAGCAGGCGGAGATCCAGTCCACCGCCGCGGACGCGGAGGCGAAGAAGGCAGTCGAGGAGGCCGCGCGCAAGCAGGCCGCCGAGGACGCCAGGGCCAAGAAGGAAGCCGCCGAGGAGGCGGAGCGCAAGGCGAAGGCAGAGGCCGCGCGCAAGGCCAAGGAGCGCGAGGAGCAGAAGCTCGCCGCGAGCCGCTCCGCCACCCGGGACGCCAGTTCCTTCCCGCAGCAGTCCTCCTACACGGTCGCCGAGGTCCAGGCCATCGCCCGGCAGCTGGTGCCCGCCGACCAGTTCCAGTGCTTCAGCAACATCGTGAACCACGAGAGCACCTGGAACTACCGCGCCGTCAACCCGTCCTCCGGGGCGTACGGTCTGGTGCAGGCGCTGCCCGGTACCAAGATGGCGTCCGCCGGCGCGGACTGGCGGACCAACCCGGCCACCCAGATCAAGTGGGGCCTGAGCTACATGAACGAGCGCTACGGCAGCCCGTGCGGCGCCTGGTCGTTCTGGCAGGCCAACACCTGGTACTAG
- a CDS encoding peroxiredoxin: protein MLTVGDHFPEYDLTACVDLDAEKAFAQINHKTYEGKWRVVFFWPKDFTFVCPTEIAAFGKLNDEFADRDAQILGVSGDSEFVHHAWRKDHADLRDLPFPMLADSKHELMQACGVQGEDGFAQRAVFIVDPNNEIQFTMVTAGSVGRNPKEVLRVLDALQTDELCPCNWSKGEETLDPVKLLAGE from the coding sequence GTGCTCACTGTTGGTGACCACTTCCCCGAGTACGACCTGACCGCTTGTGTCGACCTCGACGCGGAGAAGGCGTTCGCGCAGATCAACCACAAGACCTACGAGGGCAAGTGGCGCGTGGTGTTCTTCTGGCCGAAGGACTTCACGTTCGTCTGCCCGACCGAGATCGCCGCGTTCGGCAAGCTGAACGACGAGTTCGCCGACCGTGACGCCCAGATCCTCGGTGTCTCCGGCGACTCGGAGTTCGTCCACCACGCCTGGCGCAAGGACCACGCCGACCTGCGTGACCTGCCCTTCCCGATGCTGGCCGACTCCAAGCACGAGCTGATGCAGGCCTGTGGCGTCCAGGGCGAGGACGGCTTCGCCCAGCGCGCGGTGTTCATCGTGGACCCGAACAACGAGATCCAGTTCACCATGGTGACCGCCGGTTCCGTGGGCCGTAACCCCAAGGAGGTCCTGCGGGTCCTCGACGCCCTGCAGACCGACGAGCTGTGCCCCTGCAACTGGAGCAAGGGCGAGGAGACCCTCGACCCGGTCAAGCTCCTGGCCGGTGAGTGA
- a CDS encoding hydrogen peroxide-inducible genes activator — MAIPVAAGTPAGKTRQPSLSQLRAFVAVAEHLHFRDAAAAIGMSQPALSGAVSALEETLGVQLLERTTRKVLLSAAGERLAGRARSVLDAVGELMEEAEAARAPFTGVLRLGVIPTVAPYLLPTVLRLVHDRYPDLDLQVHEEQTASLLEGLLQGRLDLLLLAMPLDTPGITELPLFDEDFVLVMPKGHSLGGRGDIPREALRDLDLLLLDEGHCLRDQALDICREAGRGEGTRGTTSAAGLSTLVQLVAGGLGVTLLPRTAVPVETGRSADLVTGYFSHPAPSRRIGLAMRAGAARAEEFTAFATALRGALKPLPVRFAC, encoded by the coding sequence GTGGCGATACCTGTCGCGGCCGGTACGCCCGCGGGGAAGACGCGGCAGCCCAGCTTGTCCCAGCTACGGGCCTTCGTCGCCGTGGCCGAGCATCTGCATTTCCGCGATGCCGCCGCGGCGATCGGCATGAGCCAGCCCGCGCTCTCCGGTGCCGTCTCGGCACTGGAGGAGACCCTCGGGGTCCAGCTGCTGGAGCGCACGACCCGCAAGGTGCTGCTCAGCGCGGCGGGGGAACGCCTGGCCGGCCGTGCACGGAGCGTACTGGACGCGGTCGGGGAGCTGATGGAGGAGGCCGAGGCGGCCCGCGCTCCGTTCACCGGGGTGCTGCGGCTGGGCGTGATCCCCACCGTGGCGCCGTATCTGCTGCCCACCGTGCTCCGCCTGGTGCACGACCGCTACCCCGACCTCGACCTCCAGGTCCACGAGGAGCAGACCGCCTCCCTGCTGGAGGGGCTCCTCCAGGGCCGGCTGGACCTGCTTCTGCTGGCCATGCCGCTGGACACCCCCGGCATCACCGAGCTGCCCCTCTTCGACGAGGACTTCGTGCTGGTCATGCCCAAGGGGCACAGCCTCGGCGGGCGCGGCGACATACCCCGCGAGGCACTCCGCGACCTGGACCTGCTCCTCCTGGACGAAGGCCACTGCCTGCGCGACCAGGCGCTGGACATCTGCCGGGAGGCGGGCCGCGGCGAGGGCACCCGGGGCACCACCAGCGCGGCCGGGCTCTCCACCCTGGTGCAGCTGGTCGCGGGCGGGCTGGGCGTCACACTCCTGCCGCGGACCGCGGTCCCGGTGGAGACCGGCCGCAGCGCCGACCTGGTCACCGGCTACTTCAGCCACCCGGCGCCGTCCCGCCGGATCGGCCTGGCGATGCGCGCCGGGGCGGCGCGGGCCGAGGAGTTCACGGCATTCGCGACCGCGCTGCGCGGCGCGCTCAAGCCGCTCCCGGTGCGTTTCGCCTGCTGA
- a CDS encoding PhoH family protein, producing the protein MVTSTKRRQHDRRTYVLDTSVLLADPNAMARFDEHEVVLPVVVVTELEAKRHHPELGYFARQALRLLDEYRIRYGRLDAPIPIGDLGGTLRVELNHSDPGVLPAAFLTHGGRTGDNDSRILAVARNLQAEGYDVTVVSKDLPLRIKASSVGLLAEEYRAELAITDSGWTGMTELSVSAEQIDDLFTTETAYLPEAAGLPVHTGLVLQSERGKALGRVAADGRVRLVRGDREAFGIHGRSAEQRIALDLLLDPEVGIVSMGGRAGTGKSALALCAGLEAVLERRQHRKVMIFRPLYAVGGQELGYLPGTEAEKMNPWAQAVFDTLSAVTTADVIEEVVSRGMLEVLPLTHIRGRSLHDAFVIVDEAQSLERNVLLTVLSRIGANSRVVLTHDVAQRDNLRVGRYDGIVAVVEKLKGHPLFAHVTLTRSERSPIAALVTEMLEDVHI; encoded by the coding sequence GTGGTGACCAGCACAAAGCGCCGCCAGCACGACCGGCGCACCTATGTCCTCGACACCAGCGTCCTGCTGGCCGACCCGAACGCCATGGCCCGCTTCGACGAGCACGAAGTCGTGCTGCCGGTCGTGGTGGTCACGGAGCTGGAGGCCAAGAGGCACCACCCGGAGCTGGGTTACTTCGCCCGGCAGGCACTGCGCCTGCTGGACGAGTACCGCATCCGCTACGGCCGCCTCGACGCCCCCATCCCGATCGGCGACCTGGGCGGCACGCTGCGCGTCGAGCTCAACCACTCCGACCCGGGTGTCCTGCCCGCCGCCTTCCTCACCCACGGCGGCCGGACCGGCGACAACGACTCGCGGATCCTGGCGGTGGCCAGGAACCTGCAGGCCGAGGGGTACGACGTCACGGTCGTCTCCAAGGACCTGCCGTTGCGCATCAAGGCGTCCTCGGTCGGACTGCTGGCCGAGGAGTACCGTGCCGAGCTGGCCATCACCGACTCCGGGTGGACCGGAATGACGGAACTGTCGGTGAGCGCGGAGCAGATCGACGACCTGTTCACCACCGAGACGGCGTACCTGCCGGAGGCCGCCGGGCTGCCGGTCCACACCGGACTGGTGCTCCAGTCCGAGCGCGGCAAGGCGCTGGGCCGGGTGGCCGCGGACGGACGGGTCCGGCTGGTGCGCGGCGACCGGGAGGCGTTCGGCATCCACGGCCGCAGCGCCGAGCAGCGGATCGCGCTCGACCTGCTCCTCGACCCCGAGGTGGGCATCGTCTCGATGGGCGGCCGGGCGGGCACCGGCAAGTCGGCGCTGGCGCTGTGCGCGGGGCTGGAGGCGGTGCTGGAGCGCCGGCAGCACCGGAAGGTGATGATCTTCCGTCCGCTGTACGCGGTCGGCGGCCAGGAGCTGGGCTACCTGCCGGGCACCGAGGCCGAGAAGATGAACCCGTGGGCCCAGGCGGTCTTCGACACCCTCTCCGCGGTGACCACGGCGGACGTGATCGAGGAGGTCGTCTCGCGCGGCATGCTGGAGGTGCTGCCGCTCACCCACATCCGGGGGCGTTCGCTGCACGACGCCTTCGTCATCGTGGACGAGGCGCAGTCACTGGAGCGGAACGTCCTGCTCACGGTGTTGTCGCGGATCGGTGCCAACTCCCGCGTGGTGCTCACCCACGACGTCGCGCAGCGGGACAACCTCCGGGTCGGCCGGTACGACGGCATCGTCGCGGTGGTGGAGAAGCTGAAGGGTCACCCGCTCTTCGCACACGTCACCCTCACCCGCTCGGAGCGCTCGCCCATCGCGGCACTGGTGACCGAAATGCTGGAGGACGTACATATCTGA
- a CDS encoding GDSL-type esterase/lipase family protein — MDERLDDTSRAAPAPPAADRITTPLTMELLRGAVELEDTGRGLLPHRLPARARAQGADGQLAMAEAQPSGVRLAFRTRATTVELDVLPVRNAYQGAPPRPPGVYDLFVDGRMAGQAGATGGDVVTVDMATGATQLRPGPVGSVRFAGLPDRVKDVVVWLPHNEVTQLVALHTDAPVEPLPDDGRRTWVHHGSSISHGSDAASPSATWPAVAASLGGVELTNLGLSGSALLDPFTARTLRDLPADLISVKIGINLVNTDLMRLRAFGPAVHGFLDTIREGHPATPLLVVSPLYCPIHEDTPGPTATDLGDLAAGRLTFHAAGDPEERAAGKLTLNVIREELARIVAQRAADDPRLSYLDGRDLYGAADFAELPLPDRLHPDAATHRRVGERFAGLVFGPGGPFAPEAA; from the coding sequence ATGGACGAGCGGCTCGACGACACCTCCCGCGCCGCCCCGGCGCCCCCGGCGGCGGACCGGATCACCACCCCCCTCACCATGGAGCTGCTGCGCGGTGCCGTGGAGCTGGAGGACACCGGTCGGGGACTGCTGCCGCACCGGCTGCCCGCCCGGGCCCGGGCGCAGGGCGCCGACGGGCAGCTGGCCATGGCCGAGGCCCAGCCCTCCGGCGTACGGCTGGCGTTCCGCACCCGGGCCACCACCGTCGAACTGGACGTGCTGCCGGTCCGGAACGCCTACCAGGGCGCTCCGCCGCGTCCCCCGGGCGTCTACGACCTGTTCGTGGACGGCCGGATGGCCGGGCAGGCCGGTGCCACCGGCGGCGACGTGGTGACGGTCGACATGGCCACCGGGGCGACACAGCTGCGGCCCGGCCCGGTCGGTTCCGTCCGGTTCGCCGGCCTCCCCGACCGGGTGAAGGACGTGGTGGTCTGGCTGCCGCACAACGAGGTCACCCAGCTCGTCGCGCTGCACACCGACGCCCCGGTGGAACCGCTGCCGGACGACGGCCGCCGGACGTGGGTGCACCACGGCAGTTCGATCAGCCACGGCTCCGACGCCGCGAGCCCCAGCGCCACCTGGCCCGCGGTGGCCGCCTCGCTGGGCGGCGTGGAGCTGACGAACCTGGGCCTGAGCGGCAGCGCCCTGCTCGACCCGTTCACCGCCCGCACCCTGCGCGACCTCCCCGCGGACCTGATCAGCGTCAAGATCGGCATCAACCTCGTCAACACCGACCTGATGCGGCTGCGCGCCTTCGGCCCCGCCGTGCACGGCTTCCTCGACACCATCCGCGAGGGCCACCCCGCCACCCCGCTGCTGGTCGTCTCGCCGCTGTACTGCCCCATCCACGAGGACACCCCCGGCCCCACCGCCACCGACCTCGGCGACCTGGCCGCGGGGCGGCTCACCTTCCACGCCGCAGGTGACCCCGAGGAGCGTGCCGCGGGCAAGCTGACCCTCAACGTCATCCGGGAGGAACTGGCCCGTATCGTGGCGCAACGGGCGGCCGACGACCCGCGGCTGAGCTATCTGGACGGCCGGGACCTCTACGGCGCGGCCGACTTCGCCGAACTGCCGCTGCCCGACCGGCTCCACCCGGACGCCGCGACCCACCGCCGGGTCGGCGAGCGCTTCGCCGGCCTGGTCTTCGGCCCCGGCGGGCCGTTCGCCCCCGAAGCCGCCTGA